Proteins encoded within one genomic window of Xylophilus sp. GOD-11R:
- a CDS encoding tripartite tricarboxylate transporter substrate binding protein — MQPRSIFRRAVLALAVGAAALGTAVPALAQAYPNKPVRLVVPYPPGGPTDIVARIVAQKLSEQTGQQFIIDNRGGAGGNLGAEIVAHSPADGYTLVVATTAHAINPTLFKSLNYKLMSDFVPVSLLTRGPLVIVANKALPAGTVAELIALAKSKPGGLNFASSGNGQSTHLAAELFASMAGVKMTHIPYKGSAPGLADTIAGQTQLMFDTMLSAMPQVKGGQLKAIAVTSAQRSPVAPELPTVAESGLPGYEAIAWNGLLAPAGTPPDVVERLSAELKKTLALPEVKSKFEAQGFAASWNSPAEFGGFLQAEVEKWAKVVKSSGATVD, encoded by the coding sequence ATGCAACCCCGATCGATCTTCCGCCGCGCCGTGCTGGCGCTGGCCGTGGGCGCCGCCGCGCTCGGCACCGCCGTGCCGGCCCTGGCGCAGGCCTATCCGAACAAGCCGGTGCGGCTGGTGGTGCCCTATCCGCCGGGCGGGCCGACCGACATCGTGGCGCGCATCGTGGCGCAGAAGCTCTCCGAGCAGACGGGGCAGCAGTTCATCATCGACAACCGGGGCGGCGCCGGCGGCAACCTCGGCGCGGAGATCGTGGCGCACAGCCCGGCCGACGGCTACACGCTGGTGGTGGCGACGACCGCCCACGCCATCAACCCCACGCTGTTCAAGAGCCTCAACTACAAGCTCATGAGCGACTTCGTGCCGGTGTCGCTGCTGACGCGCGGGCCGCTGGTGATCGTCGCCAACAAGGCGCTGCCGGCGGGCACCGTGGCCGAGCTGATCGCCTTGGCCAAGAGCAAGCCGGGCGGGCTCAATTTCGCGTCGTCGGGCAACGGCCAGTCGACCCATCTGGCGGCCGAATTGTTCGCCTCGATGGCCGGCGTGAAGATGACCCACATTCCCTACAAGGGCAGCGCGCCGGGCCTGGCCGACACCATCGCCGGGCAGACGCAGCTGATGTTCGACACCATGCTGTCGGCCATGCCACAGGTCAAGGGCGGCCAGCTCAAGGCGATCGCGGTGACCAGCGCCCAGCGCTCGCCGGTGGCGCCCGAGCTGCCGACGGTGGCCGAGTCTGGCCTGCCGGGCTACGAGGCCATCGCCTGGAACGGCCTGCTGGCGCCGGCCGGCACGCCGCCGGACGTGGTCGAGCGGCTCAGCGCCGAGCTGAAGAAAACGCTCGCCCTGCCCGAGGTGAAGAGCAAGTTCGAGGCGCAGGGTTTCGCCGCGTCCTGGAACAGCCCGGCGGAGTTCGGCGGCTTCCTGCAGGCCGAGGTGGAGAAGTGGGCCAAGGTGGTCAAGTCCTCGGGTGCCACGGTCGACTGA
- a CDS encoding Zn-ribbon domain-containing OB-fold protein, whose product MSALAAPFNDGLAEGRLRFQRCQDCRHAQTLPRYACTRCGSARLAWQDAAGTGAVHAVTEVARAPSEAFRALAPYTLVLVTLAEGPRLMAHAAPGVAIGQRVAATFFQHHERTLVRFMPIAPP is encoded by the coding sequence ATGAGCGCGCTCGCCGCACCGTTCAACGATGGCCTGGCCGAAGGCCGGCTGCGCTTTCAGCGTTGCCAGGACTGCCGCCACGCCCAGACCCTGCCGCGCTATGCCTGCACCCGCTGCGGCAGCGCCCGGCTGGCCTGGCAGGACGCGGCCGGCACCGGCGCCGTGCACGCGGTGACCGAGGTCGCCCGGGCGCCGTCGGAGGCGTTTCGCGCGCTCGCGCCCTACACCCTGGTGCTGGTCACGCTCGCCGAAGGGCCGCGCCTCATGGCGCACGCGGCGCCGGGCGTGGCCATCGGCCAGCGGGTGGCTGCGACCTTCTTCCAGCACCACGAACGCACGCTGGTGCGCTTCATGCCGATCGCACCGCCCTAG
- a CDS encoding tripartite tricarboxylate transporter substrate binding protein gives MRHDQEIDRRRLLALGSAGLAGWSLPAHAQPAPWPNRGLRFVVPFPAGGPVDTTGRAVAQKVGEMWGQPVVVDNRAGAGGIVGADIAAKLPGDGYNVFVCSIHHSVLPALKSPLPYDIERDFAPVTFGAIFPIVLVAHPSLPVKNVAELIALDKRTPGKLSFGSAGNGGGTHLAGELFNMKAGTTLQHVPYKGSAPAMTDLLGNQVQLMFSDAPTALPQLRAGKVKALAVGSVQRSALLPEVPTMAEEGLPDYEAYSWAAFVAPRGTPPEIVQKMSADMGRAMADPAVRQRLYDAGAEARPNTPAEFQRQLHGEIVKWAAVVKAGNIKMD, from the coding sequence ATGCGCCATGACCAGGAAATCGATCGTCGCCGCCTCCTCGCGCTTGGCAGCGCCGGCCTCGCCGGCTGGAGCCTGCCGGCCCATGCCCAGCCCGCGCCGTGGCCGAATCGTGGGCTGCGCTTCGTCGTGCCGTTCCCGGCCGGCGGGCCGGTCGACACCACCGGGCGCGCCGTCGCCCAGAAGGTCGGCGAGATGTGGGGCCAGCCGGTGGTGGTGGACAACCGCGCCGGCGCGGGCGGCATCGTCGGCGCGGACATCGCCGCCAAGCTGCCGGGCGACGGCTACAACGTCTTCGTCTGCAGCATCCACCACTCGGTGCTGCCGGCGCTCAAGTCGCCGTTGCCCTACGACATCGAGCGTGACTTCGCGCCGGTCACCTTCGGCGCCATCTTTCCGATCGTGCTGGTGGCGCACCCGTCGCTGCCGGTGAAGAACGTGGCCGAGCTGATCGCGCTCGACAAGCGCACGCCGGGTAAGCTGAGCTTCGGCTCGGCGGGCAACGGTGGCGGCACGCACCTGGCCGGCGAGCTGTTCAACATGAAGGCCGGCACCACGCTGCAGCACGTGCCCTACAAGGGCAGCGCGCCGGCCATGACCGACCTGCTCGGCAACCAGGTGCAGCTGATGTTCAGCGACGCGCCCACCGCGCTGCCGCAGCTGCGCGCCGGCAAGGTCAAGGCGCTGGCCGTCGGCAGCGTGCAACGCTCGGCGCTGCTGCCCGAGGTGCCGACCATGGCTGAGGAAGGCCTGCCCGACTACGAGGCGTATTCGTGGGCGGCCTTCGTGGCGCCCCGGGGCACGCCGCCGGAGATCGTGCAGAAGATGAGCGCAGACATGGGCCGCGCCATGGCCGACCCGGCGGTGCGCCAGCGCCTCTACGACGCCGGCGCCGAGGCCCGGCCCAACACGCCGGCCGAGTTCCAGCGCCAGCTGCACGGCGAGATCGTGAAGTGGGCGGCGGTGGTCAAGGCCGGCAACATCAAGATGGACTGA
- a CDS encoding acetate--CoA ligase family protein has product MNEDELLASALAPRTVAVIGASESIHKIGGRPIHYMRQNGFAGRIYPVNPTRTELQGLACYPSLDALPEVPELALVIVSGEKAVETVEDCARRGVKAAIVIASGFGEAGAEGRALQDRMRDAARAAGMRLYGPNTQGLANFGNGAIASFSTMFTEVPPGDGPVAVVSQSGGMSAMAYGLLRGRGIGVRHVHATGNEADVTVADMAWAVAHDPGVKLLLLYLETIADPALLARTAAYARERGLPIVAVKAGRSASGAKAASSHTGSLANEDRTVDAFLRHHGIWRVRDVHAQALAAEAYLAGWRPEGRRLVIISNSGASCVMGADASEDHGLPLAELAPATCAAVAARLPGFATATNPIDITAALLSNSGLFGDVLPAVADDPAADLFFIHIPVAGTGYDVEAFARDTAAFAARTGKPVAVSAWQESVAAPFKRLGVPTFVNENDALGVLAQLAGHTALLQRPPAAWEHSSREPVVALPDGPPGFLNEADSLAALGGWGVPVVPFRLCRSADEARAAFAALGVARVVVKACSRDVPHKSEHGLVALGITSADAAAQEFERQWQQLAAMGVAQEGVVVAAMHRGRHECLVGARHDPVFGPVVVVGAGGRDVEAVQDVAVLLPPFDRAAVREALAGLRMAPYLQGVRGDPALDVDALADVAITVGRAMVAAGGRIASLDANPVMLGAAGEGALVVDALIERA; this is encoded by the coding sequence ATGAACGAAGACGAACTCCTCGCCAGCGCACTCGCACCCCGCACCGTGGCCGTCATCGGCGCCTCGGAAAGCATCCACAAGATCGGCGGAAGGCCGATCCACTACATGCGCCAGAACGGCTTTGCCGGCCGCATCTATCCGGTCAACCCGACTCGCACCGAGCTGCAGGGCCTCGCCTGTTATCCGTCGCTCGATGCCCTGCCCGAAGTGCCCGAGCTGGCGCTGGTGATCGTCTCCGGCGAGAAAGCCGTGGAGACCGTGGAAGACTGCGCCCGGCGCGGCGTGAAGGCGGCGATCGTCATCGCCTCGGGCTTCGGCGAGGCCGGCGCCGAGGGCCGCGCGCTGCAGGACCGCATGCGCGATGCGGCACGCGCGGCCGGCATGCGGCTGTACGGCCCCAACACCCAGGGCCTGGCCAACTTCGGCAACGGCGCCATCGCCTCCTTCTCGACCATGTTCACCGAGGTGCCGCCCGGCGACGGGCCGGTGGCGGTGGTCAGCCAGAGCGGCGGCATGAGCGCCATGGCCTACGGCCTGCTGCGTGGCCGCGGCATCGGCGTGCGCCATGTGCACGCCACCGGCAACGAGGCCGACGTGACGGTCGCCGACATGGCCTGGGCCGTGGCGCACGACCCCGGCGTGAAGCTGCTGCTGCTCTATCTGGAAACCATCGCCGACCCGGCCCTGCTGGCCCGCACGGCGGCCTATGCCCGCGAGCGCGGCCTGCCGATCGTGGCGGTGAAGGCCGGGCGCAGTGCCAGCGGCGCCAAGGCGGCCAGCTCGCACACCGGCTCGCTCGCCAACGAGGACCGCACGGTCGACGCCTTCCTGCGCCACCACGGCATCTGGCGGGTGCGCGACGTGCATGCGCAGGCGCTGGCCGCCGAGGCCTATCTGGCGGGCTGGCGGCCCGAAGGCCGGCGGCTGGTCATCATCAGCAATTCGGGTGCGAGCTGCGTGATGGGTGCCGACGCGTCCGAGGACCACGGCCTGCCGCTGGCCGAGCTGGCGCCGGCCACCTGCGCTGCGGTGGCCGCGCGCCTGCCGGGCTTCGCCACCGCCACCAATCCGATCGACATCACCGCCGCATTGCTGTCCAACAGCGGGCTGTTCGGCGACGTGCTGCCGGCGGTGGCCGACGACCCGGCGGCCGACCTGTTCTTCATCCACATCCCGGTGGCCGGCACCGGCTACGACGTGGAGGCCTTCGCCCGCGACACGGCGGCCTTCGCGGCGCGTACCGGCAAACCGGTGGCGGTGTCGGCCTGGCAGGAGAGCGTGGCCGCGCCTTTCAAACGCCTGGGCGTGCCGACCTTCGTCAACGAGAACGATGCGCTCGGCGTGCTGGCGCAACTCGCCGGACACACCGCGTTGCTGCAGCGGCCGCCGGCGGCCTGGGAGCATTCGTCGCGCGAGCCGGTGGTGGCGCTGCCCGACGGCCCGCCGGGCTTTCTCAACGAGGCCGACAGCCTGGCCGCGTTGGGCGGCTGGGGCGTGCCGGTGGTGCCGTTCCGGCTGTGCCGCAGCGCCGATGAGGCGCGTGCCGCTTTCGCCGCGCTGGGCGTGGCCAGGGTGGTGGTCAAGGCCTGCTCGCGCGACGTGCCGCACAAGTCCGAGCACGGCCTGGTGGCGCTCGGCATCACCAGCGCCGACGCGGCGGCGCAGGAGTTCGAACGCCAGTGGCAGCAGCTCGCCGCCATGGGCGTGGCGCAGGAAGGCGTGGTGGTCGCGGCCATGCACCGGGGCCGCCACGAATGCCTGGTCGGCGCCCGGCACGACCCGGTCTTCGGCCCGGTGGTGGTGGTGGGCGCGGGCGGGCGCGACGTGGAGGCCGTGCAGGACGTGGCGGTGCTGCTGCCGCCCTTCGACCGCGCGGCGGTGCGCGAGGCGCTGGCCGGTCTGCGCATGGCGCCGTACCTGCAAGGCGTGCGCGGCGACCCGGCGCTGGATGTGGACGCGCTGGCCGACGTGGCGATCACGGTCGGCCGGGCCATGGTGGCCGCCGGCGGCCGCATCGCCTCGCTCGACGCCAACCCGGTGATGCTGGGCGCGGCCGGCGAGGGCGCGCTGGTGGTCGATGCGCTGATCGAGCGCGCCTGA
- a CDS encoding MaoC family dehydratase — protein sequence MIDYHRLMAWEFTETVHHYRAEDTMLYALALGVGRDPVDSRQLRFVEDSGEGRLQALPTMAVVLGFPGSWMADSGTGIDFAQTVHGEEAVEWHAVLPPQGCVRSSHRVLSVVDKGPGRGALIRYEKRLIDADSGQHYATVVHTSFARADGGFATPAVPGDAPGPTPTPVPEGEPETTIDLPTLPQQALLYRLLADRNPLHSDPVVAWQAGYPQPILHGLCTWGMAGHALLAHYGQADPRRMRSLYARFSAPVIPGETLRLESWRRDGAVRFRMRAVERDRTVLDHGLARIDT from the coding sequence ATGATCGACTACCACCGCCTGATGGCCTGGGAGTTCACCGAGACGGTGCACCACTACCGGGCCGAAGACACCATGCTCTACGCGCTGGCGCTGGGTGTCGGCCGCGATCCGGTGGACAGCCGCCAGCTGCGCTTCGTCGAGGACAGCGGCGAGGGCCGGCTGCAGGCCCTGCCCACCATGGCCGTGGTGCTGGGCTTTCCCGGCTCGTGGATGGCCGACTCCGGCACCGGCATCGACTTCGCTCAGACGGTGCACGGCGAGGAAGCCGTGGAGTGGCACGCCGTGCTGCCGCCGCAGGGCTGCGTGCGGTCGAGCCACCGGGTGCTGTCGGTGGTCGACAAGGGCCCCGGCCGGGGCGCGCTGATCCGCTACGAAAAACGCCTGATCGACGCCGACAGCGGCCAGCATTACGCGACCGTGGTGCACACCTCGTTCGCGCGTGCCGACGGCGGTTTCGCCACGCCCGCCGTGCCGGGCGATGCGCCCGGCCCCACACCCACGCCGGTGCCCGAGGGCGAGCCCGAGACCACCATCGACCTGCCGACCCTGCCGCAGCAGGCGCTGCTCTACCGGCTGCTGGCCGACCGCAATCCGCTGCATTCCGATCCGGTGGTGGCCTGGCAGGCCGGCTATCCGCAACCCATCCTGCACGGCCTGTGCACCTGGGGCATGGCCGGCCACGCGCTGCTGGCGCATTACGGCCAGGCCGATCCGCGCCGCATGCGCAGCCTCTACGCGCGCTTTTCGGCGCCGGTGATTCCAGGCGAGACGCTGCGGCTGGAAAGCTGGCGGCGCGACGGCGCGGTGCGTTTTCGCATGCGCGCGGTGGAGCGCGACCGCACCGTGCTCGACCACGGGCTCGCCCGCATCGACACCTGA
- a CDS encoding class I SAM-dependent methyltransferase yields the protein MQPLLDAIATLSLPTDAQRVFHGRGGRYPGCTQWSLDWFAPVWVLTSFQPATDEELAAIGAALERRWNEIAPGQALHWVFQCRHDSQADTRVMAGEVPEPHWVQEDGAQYRVHLGRGQNHGLFLDMAEGRRWVRRHVAARERVKVLNLFAYTCAFSVVALQAGARQVTNLDMSKAALAIGQQNHRANDLTGQAGFLPHDIFSSWGKITRGGPYGLIVVDPPSYQKGSFVATKDYARLMRRLPDLLEPEGHVLLCLNAPELGPAFLQEQMAALAPELIFVERLANPAVFADVSEERSLKVLVYRAPPLDLAAA from the coding sequence ATGCAGCCCCTGCTCGACGCCATCGCCACCCTGTCCCTGCCCACCGACGCGCAACGTGTCTTCCACGGGCGCGGCGGGCGGTATCCCGGCTGCACGCAGTGGTCGCTGGACTGGTTCGCGCCGGTCTGGGTGCTGACCAGCTTCCAGCCGGCCACCGACGAGGAGCTGGCCGCGATCGGCGCGGCGCTGGAGCGGCGCTGGAACGAGATCGCGCCGGGCCAGGCGTTGCACTGGGTGTTCCAGTGCCGCCACGACAGCCAGGCCGACACCCGCGTGATGGCCGGCGAGGTACCCGAGCCGCACTGGGTGCAGGAAGACGGCGCGCAGTACCGGGTTCACCTGGGCCGAGGCCAGAACCACGGGCTGTTCCTGGACATGGCCGAGGGCCGGCGCTGGGTGCGCCGCCATGTGGCCGCGCGCGAGCGGGTGAAGGTGCTGAACCTGTTCGCCTATACCTGCGCCTTCTCGGTGGTGGCGCTGCAGGCCGGCGCGCGGCAGGTGACCAACCTCGACATGAGCAAGGCGGCCCTGGCCATCGGCCAGCAGAACCACCGCGCCAACGACCTGACGGGCCAAGCCGGTTTTCTGCCGCACGACATCTTCAGCTCGTGGGGAAAGATCACCCGCGGCGGCCCCTACGGCCTGATCGTCGTCGACCCGCCGAGCTACCAGAAAGGCAGCTTCGTCGCCACCAAGGACTACGCCCGGCTGATGCGCCGGCTGCCCGACCTGCTGGAGCCCGAGGGCCACGTGCTGCTGTGCCTCAACGCGCCGGAACTGGGGCCGGCCTTCCTGCAGGAGCAGATGGCGGCGCTGGCGCCGGAGCTGATCTTCGTGGAGCGGCTGGCCAATCCGGCGGTGTTCGCCGACGTGTCGGAGGAGCGTTCGCTGAAGGTACTGGTGTACCGGGCGCCACCGCTGGACCTGGCGGCGGCCTGA
- a CDS encoding tripartite tricarboxylate transporter substrate binding protein, with amino-acid sequence MPTFNRRVAIGLIAIAASAGALAQSFPSKPIRVIVPYPPGGTTDIVARLAAQQIGEKLKTQVIVDNRAGANGAIGAVEVARAPADGYTLLMATASTHGINSAVYRNLPYDAVKDFSPVSNVASTPNIIAVHPSVPAKNLQELLALARAQPGKLNFGSTSLGGSPHMSAELLKMMANVDMVHVPYKGAAPMLTDLMGGQVQIGFDNLPSTIGFVKAGKVRAIAVTTPQRWPGAPDIPTVAESGLPGYEVSGWFGLLAPAGTPKAVVDTLQQAVADALKQPEVRQQLLDLGASPVGSTPDAFARQIAADVQKWRDVVKTTGLKLD; translated from the coding sequence ATGCCCACCTTCAACCGCCGCGTGGCGATAGGCCTCATCGCGATCGCCGCATCGGCCGGCGCCCTGGCGCAGAGCTTTCCAAGCAAGCCGATCCGCGTCATCGTCCCCTACCCACCGGGCGGCACCACCGACATCGTCGCCCGGCTCGCGGCCCAGCAGATCGGTGAGAAGCTCAAGACCCAGGTGATCGTGGACAACCGTGCCGGGGCCAACGGCGCCATCGGCGCGGTGGAGGTGGCGCGCGCGCCGGCCGACGGCTACACCCTGCTGATGGCCACGGCCAGCACGCACGGCATCAACTCGGCTGTCTACCGCAACCTGCCCTACGACGCGGTGAAGGACTTCTCGCCGGTCAGCAACGTGGCCTCCACGCCCAACATCATCGCGGTGCATCCCAGCGTGCCCGCGAAGAACCTGCAGGAGCTGCTCGCCCTGGCGCGGGCGCAGCCGGGCAAGCTCAACTTCGGCTCGACCAGCCTCGGCGGCTCGCCGCACATGAGCGCCGAGCTGCTCAAGATGATGGCCAACGTCGACATGGTGCACGTGCCCTACAAGGGCGCCGCGCCGATGCTCACCGACCTGATGGGCGGGCAGGTGCAGATCGGCTTCGACAACCTGCCATCGACCATCGGCTTCGTGAAGGCCGGCAAGGTGCGCGCCATCGCGGTGACCACGCCGCAGCGCTGGCCGGGCGCGCCGGACATCCCCACCGTGGCCGAGAGTGGTCTGCCCGGCTACGAGGTGTCGGGCTGGTTCGGTCTGCTGGCGCCCGCCGGCACGCCCAAGGCGGTGGTCGACACGCTGCAGCAGGCCGTGGCCGATGCGCTGAAGCAGCCCGAGGTGCGCCAGCAGCTGCTGGACCTGGGCGCGTCGCCGGTCGGCAGCACGCCCGACGCCTTCGCGCGGCAGATCGCCGCCGATGTGCAGAAGTGGCGCGACGTGGTCAAGACCACGGGACTCAAGCTCGATTGA
- the bktB gene encoding beta-ketothiolase BktB has product MEQREVVVASGVRTAVGSFGGGLKDVPPTTLATEVLRAALARAGVEGAQVGHVCFGHVINTEPRDMYLSRVAALDGGCPHETPAFNVNRLCGSGLQAVVSAAQAILLGDCDTAVAGGAESMSRAPYSTQAMRFGARMGDSGMVDMMLGALHDPFHRIHMGVTAENVAERYAIGREAQDALALESHRRAATATSEGRFQDQIVPIVQKGRKGDVVFDRDEHFRADITVADLQKLRPAFRKDGGVVTAGNASGINDGAAALVLMERSVAASRGVKPLARLLAYAHSGVDPQYMGIGPVPATRAVLKKAGLTVADLDVIEANEAFAAQACAVTQELGLDPAKVNPNGSGIGLGHPIGATGAIITVKALHELQRIGGRYALVTMCIGGGQGIAAVFERI; this is encoded by the coding sequence ATGGAACAACGTGAAGTCGTGGTGGCGAGCGGTGTGCGCACCGCCGTCGGCAGTTTCGGCGGCGGCCTGAAGGACGTGCCGCCCACCACCCTGGCCACCGAGGTGCTGCGTGCCGCGCTGGCGCGCGCCGGGGTGGAGGGCGCGCAGGTCGGGCATGTGTGCTTCGGCCATGTCATCAATACCGAACCGCGCGACATGTACCTGTCGCGCGTGGCCGCGCTCGACGGCGGCTGCCCGCACGAGACGCCGGCCTTCAACGTCAACCGGCTCTGCGGCTCCGGCCTGCAGGCGGTGGTGTCGGCGGCGCAGGCCATCCTGCTCGGCGACTGCGACACGGCGGTGGCCGGCGGCGCCGAGAGCATGAGCCGCGCGCCCTACAGCACGCAGGCGATGCGCTTTGGCGCGCGCATGGGCGACAGCGGCATGGTCGACATGATGCTGGGCGCGCTGCACGACCCCTTCCACCGCATCCACATGGGGGTCACCGCCGAGAACGTGGCCGAGCGCTACGCCATCGGCCGCGAGGCGCAGGACGCGCTGGCGCTGGAGAGCCACCGCCGCGCCGCCACGGCGACCAGCGAAGGGCGCTTCCAGGACCAGATCGTTCCCATCGTGCAGAAGGGCCGCAAGGGCGACGTGGTGTTCGACCGCGACGAGCATTTCCGCGCCGACATCACCGTGGCCGACCTGCAGAAACTGCGGCCGGCCTTCCGCAAGGACGGCGGCGTGGTGACCGCCGGCAACGCCTCCGGCATCAACGACGGCGCCGCCGCGCTGGTGCTGATGGAACGCTCGGTGGCCGCGTCGCGCGGCGTGAAGCCCCTGGCCCGGCTGCTGGCCTATGCGCACAGCGGCGTCGATCCGCAGTACATGGGCATCGGCCCGGTGCCGGCCACCCGGGCGGTGCTGAAGAAGGCCGGGCTGACGGTGGCCGACCTCGACGTGATCGAGGCCAACGAGGCCTTCGCGGCACAGGCCTGCGCGGTGACGCAGGAGCTGGGACTGGACCCGGCCAAGGTCAACCCCAACGGCTCGGGCATCGGCCTGGGGCATCCGATCGGCGCGACCGGCGCGATCATCACGGTGAAGGCCCTGCACGAGCTGCAGCGCATCGGCGGGCGCTATGCGCTGGTGACCATGTGCATCGGCGGCGGCCAGGGCATCGCGGCGGTGTTCGAGCGCATCTGA
- a CDS encoding oxepin-CoA hydrolase, alternative type, producing MSGTTTGQLLLRREGPVLVMTIANPALRNALHPAMYRGGAQAVREAAADPAVRAIVLTGEGEHFCGGGDLNRLRRQRELPAHEQHGHLDALHDWVMALQESPQPVIAAVEGAAAGGGFSVCLGCDLVVAAEDAVFVMSYARIGLSPDGGGSDSLARALPPQAALELLLDGGKVTPQRLHGWGLINRLVPHGQALATALEWAQRLARGAAGAQADIKRLVYGARHRERRAQLDAERDAFVANLYGEHAGRAIAAFLDKTPTHPT from the coding sequence ATGAGCGGCACGACCACCGGACAACTGCTGCTGCGCCGCGAAGGCCCGGTGCTGGTGATGACCATCGCCAACCCCGCGCTGCGCAACGCCCTGCATCCCGCCATGTACCGCGGCGGCGCCCAGGCGGTGCGCGAGGCCGCCGCCGACCCGGCGGTGCGCGCCATCGTGCTGACCGGCGAGGGCGAGCACTTCTGCGGCGGCGGCGACTTGAACCGCCTGCGCCGCCAGCGCGAACTGCCCGCGCACGAACAGCACGGCCATCTCGACGCCCTGCACGACTGGGTGATGGCGCTGCAGGAATCGCCGCAGCCGGTGATCGCGGCGGTCGAAGGCGCAGCGGCCGGGGGCGGCTTCTCGGTGTGCCTGGGTTGCGACCTGGTGGTGGCGGCCGAGGACGCGGTTTTCGTCATGTCCTATGCCCGCATCGGCCTGTCGCCCGACGGCGGCGGCTCCGACAGCCTGGCGCGCGCCTTGCCGCCACAGGCCGCGCTGGAGCTGCTACTCGACGGCGGCAAGGTGACGCCGCAGCGCCTGCACGGCTGGGGCCTGATCAACCGGCTGGTGCCGCACGGCCAGGCGCTGGCCACCGCCCTGGAATGGGCGCAACGGCTGGCCCGGGGCGCGGCGGGCGCGCAGGCCGACATCAAGCGCCTGGTCTACGGCGCGCGCCACCGCGAGCGCCGCGCCCAGCTCGACGCCGAACGCGACGCCTTCGTCGCCAACCTCTACGGCGAACACGCCGGCCGCGCCATCGCCGCCTTTCTCGACAAGACACCGACCCATCCGACATGA
- a CDS encoding acyclic terpene utilization AtuA family protein, giving the protein MRDTTLRIGSGAAWWGDRVSPAGVNAEHGRLDYLCFETMAEATVSAAQVRARRDPSFPGYDTYLDDRMRAVLPACMRQGTRIVSNQGWLNPDAAARRIVELLQELGIHGVKVASVNGSLITDRVLALTDTIMENGQPTATLADSLISAEAYLGAEPIVEALRGGAQIVVTGRVADPSLFLAPMMFEFGWDPMDHEKVGAGNAIGHLMECGAQVTGGYFSDPGFKDVPEPWNFGFPIAEVEPDGTVVITKVEGTGGAVTLQTVKEQMLYEVHDPARYLTPDVVVDFTRCRLEQVGPDRVRVTGLTGTPRTPTLKVSIGCTEGFIGEDMFFYAGPGALRRAQLAKKVLEERFKIVGLQAEDLRIDFLGLNAIHGEATPADAPEPYEIAVRAAARTRTREEAAKVGREIDGMAVSGIAHTGKRVPHQDRTREVIGVWSSLVAREEVPARVSYFES; this is encoded by the coding sequence ATGAGAGACACGACATTGCGCATCGGCTCGGGCGCGGCCTGGTGGGGCGACCGGGTGAGCCCGGCCGGCGTCAACGCCGAACACGGCCGGCTCGACTACCTGTGCTTCGAGACCATGGCCGAGGCCACGGTGTCGGCCGCCCAGGTGCGGGCGCGGCGCGACCCGAGCTTTCCCGGCTACGACACCTACCTCGACGACCGCATGCGCGCGGTGCTGCCGGCCTGCATGCGCCAGGGCACGCGCATCGTCAGCAACCAGGGCTGGCTCAATCCGGACGCGGCGGCCCGGCGCATCGTCGAGCTGCTGCAGGAACTCGGCATCCACGGCGTGAAGGTGGCGTCGGTCAACGGCTCGCTGATCACCGACCGCGTACTGGCGCTCACCGACACCATCATGGAAAACGGCCAGCCCACCGCGACCCTGGCCGACAGCCTGATCTCGGCCGAGGCCTACCTGGGCGCGGAGCCCATCGTGGAGGCGCTGCGCGGCGGTGCGCAGATCGTGGTGACCGGCCGCGTGGCCGACCCCTCGCTGTTCCTCGCGCCGATGATGTTCGAGTTCGGCTGGGACCCGATGGACCACGAGAAGGTGGGCGCGGGCAACGCCATCGGCCACCTGATGGAATGCGGCGCGCAGGTCACCGGCGGCTATTTTTCCGATCCTGGTTTCAAGGACGTGCCCGAGCCCTGGAACTTCGGCTTTCCCATCGCCGAGGTGGAGCCCGACGGCACGGTGGTCATCACCAAGGTCGAAGGCACCGGCGGCGCCGTCACGCTGCAGACGGTGAAGGAGCAGATGCTCTACGAGGTGCACGACCCCGCGCGCTACCTCACGCCCGACGTGGTGGTGGACTTCACCCGCTGCCGGCTGGAGCAGGTCGGCCCCGACCGGGTGCGGGTGACCGGGCTCACCGGCACGCCGCGCACGCCCACGCTCAAGGTCTCCATCGGCTGCACCGAAGGCTTCATCGGCGAGGACATGTTCTTCTACGCCGGCCCCGGCGCCCTGCGCCGCGCGCAGCTCGCGAAGAAGGTGCTGGAAGAGCGCTTCAAGATCGTCGGCCTGCAGGCCGAGGACCTGCGCATCGACTTCCTGGGGCTCAACGCGATCCACGGCGAGGCCACGCCGGCCGACGCGCCCGAGCCCTACGAGATCGCGGTGCGGGCGGCCGCACGCACCCGCACCCGCGAGGAGGCCGCCAAGGTGGGCCGAGAGATCGACGGCATGGCCGTGTCGGGCATCGCCCATACCGGCAAGCGCGTGCCGCACCAGGACCGCACCCGCGAGGTGATCGGCGTGTGGTCCTCGCTGGTGGCGCGCGAGGAAGTGCCCGCGCGCGTGTCGTATTTCGAAAGCTGA